In the Manis javanica isolate MJ-LG chromosome 12, MJ_LKY, whole genome shotgun sequence genome, one interval contains:
- the WNT6 gene encoding protein Wnt-6: MLPPAPSRLGLLLLLCPAHVGGLWWAVGSPLVMDPTSICRKARRLAGRQAELCQAEPEVVAELARGARLGVRECQFQFRFRRWNCSSHSKAFGRILQQDIRETAFVFAVTAAGASHAVTQACSMGELLQCGCQAPRGRAPPHPPGLPGTPGPPGLPGPTASPDGSAAWEWGGCGDDVDFGDEKSRLFMDARHKRGRGDIRALVQLHNNEAGRLAVRSHTRTECKCHGLSGSCALRTCWQKLPPFREVGARLLERFHGASRVMGTNDGKALLPAVRTLKPPGRADLLYAADSPDFCAPNRRTGSPGTRGRACNSSAPDLSGCDLLCCGRGHRQESVQLEENCLCRFHWCCVVQCHRCRVRKELSLCL; this comes from the exons GGCCGTGGGAAGCCCCTTGGTCATGGACCCTACCAGCATCTGCAGGAAGGCACGGCGGCTGGCAGGGCGGCAGGCTGAGTTGTGCCAGGCTGAGCCGGAAGTGGTGGCTGAGTTAGCTCGGGGCGCCCGGCTTGGGGTGCGAGAATGCCAGTTCCAATTCCGATTCCGCCGCTGGAACTGCTCCAGCCACAGCAAGGCCTTCGGACGCATCCTGCAGCAGG ACATCCGGGAGACTGCGTTCGTGTTTGCTGTAACAGCGGCAGGTGCCAGCCACGCGGTAACGCAGGCCTGCTCCATGGGTGAACTGCTGCAGTGCGGCTGCCAGGCACCCCGTGGGcgggccccgccccacccccctgGCCTGCCCGGGACCCCTGGCCCCCCTGGCCTCCCCGGCCCCACAGCCTCCCCAGATGGTAGCGCTGCCTGGGAGTGGGGAGGCTGTGGCGATGACGTGGACTTTGGAGATGAGAAGTCAAGGCTCTTTATGGATGCTCGACACAAGCGGGGACGCGGAGACATACGAGCATTGGTGCAACTTCATAACAATGAGGCGGGTCGACTG GCGGTGAGGAGCCACACCCGCACCGAGTGCAAATGCCACGGGCTGTCTGGCTCGTGCGCGCTGCGCACCTGCTGGCAGAAGCTGCCTCCGTTCCGCGAGGTGGGAGCGCGGCTGCTCGAACGCTTCCACGGCGCCTCACGTGTCATGGGCACTAACGACGGCAAGGCTCTGCTGCCCGCCGTCCGCACTCTGAAGCCGCCTGGCCGCGCTGACCTACTCTACGCCGCAGACTCGCCCGACTTTTGTGCCCCGAACCGGCGCACCGGCTCACCGGGCACGCGCGGCCGCGCCTGCAATAGCAGTGCCCCGGACCTCAGCGGCTGCGACCTGCTGTGCTGCGGCCGCGGGCACCGCCAGGAGAGCGTGCAACTCGAGGAAAACTGCCTGTGTCGCTTCCACTGGTGCTGCGTAGTGCAGTGCCATCGCTGCCGCGTGCGCAAGGagctcagcctctgcctctgA